In a single window of the Romeriopsis navalis LEGE 11480 genome:
- a CDS encoding gluconokinase yields MRDCPIVWIIVGVAGSGKTRIGRLLAEKLECDFLEGDRRHPALNIAKMLAQAPLTDGDRTDWLEAMVADVQRAVDGRYETVMTCSALKLAYRKKLRLNDRVQLVWIRVSEAELQHRLTQRESHYLSPQMLQSQLDTFEPIESSEQAIVVDGMQAPREIVDDILAQVQRQCPSIAQPWWER; encoded by the coding sequence ATGAGAGATTGTCCGATCGTTTGGATTATTGTTGGTGTGGCTGGATCGGGTAAAACGCGGATTGGACGCTTACTGGCGGAAAAATTGGAATGTGATTTTCTGGAGGGCGATCGGCGACATCCGGCGCTCAATATTGCCAAAATGCTGGCCCAAGCACCACTAACGGATGGTGATCGGACGGATTGGCTCGAAGCAATGGTGGCGGATGTGCAGCGAGCGGTGGATGGGCGCTATGAAACCGTGATGACTTGTTCGGCGTTGAAACTGGCGTATCGGAAAAAGCTGCGCCTGAACGATCGGGTGCAACTGGTGTGGATTCGGGTCTCTGAAGCCGAACTCCAACATCGCTTAACGCAGCGGGAATCGCATTATCTGTCGCCTCAGATGTTGCAGAGTCAGCTGGATACATTTGAGCCGATCGAATCCTCTGAACAAGCAATTGTGGTGGATGGGATGCAGGCGCCGAGGGAGATTGTGGATGATATTTTGGCTCAGGTGCAACGCCAATGTCCGTCGATCGCGCAGCCGTGGTGGGAGCGTTGA